A window of Cellulomonas wangleii genomic DNA:
CCTCCACCCCGTCGCGCTCCACGTGCAGGTCCGCGTCCGAGGTCCAGGCACGGGCGGCGCCGTCGGGTGACGGGTCCCCCGCCCAGTCGACGCTGTCCGGCGTGGTCCCCACCACCTGGCCGCTCACCAGGTCGACGACCGTCGCCTCCCCGAAGGACCCCTCCGCCCAGAACTCGGCCGTGCCCGCGGCACGGTCCCAGGCCGTCAGCATCTGCATCCCCTCGGGCGCGGGACCGACGTCCAGCACGTCACCGTCCGGACGCACCAGCAGGAGGCGGGCGACCGTCGACGCGGCACCGGCACCGGCCGCGGGCGTGGGCGTGGCGTCGCTCGCGGGCTGCACCCACAGGGCCAGCGCGCTGCCGTCGGGGGCACCCCGCAGGTCGGACTCCTCGGCCTGCCGCAGCGGTGACAGGCCCGGCACCTGCGCCCCGCCCGGCTCGGGTGCCGCGGACGACGGCGTGCCGCGCTGGGACCAGAGCACCGCACCGGTCACGACCACCGCGACGGCGGCGGCCGCACCCGCGACGACCAGCACCCGGCGCCGGGCCCGGGCGGTGCGCACCGCGGCCAAGGCCCGGGAGGCGGCGGCGACGACGGTCGGCTCCCCCTCCGAGCACGCCGCGCGCTCCGCCTCGGCCGCGCGCAGCACGTCGGTGAGGTCCCGGGCCCCCTCGGTCACGACGGTCGGCGTGGCGCCCGCCGGGTGAACCGCGCCGTCCGCGCGCTCACGGTCCGGGTCGGTCGTGCGCACGTCCAGCAGCGCGCACAGGGTGCGGACGCCGTCGGCCGTGGACCGCCTGACCAGCCCTTCCGACAGCCCCAGGACCTCGCCCACCTCGCCCACCGACAGCCCGTCCAGGTGGCGCAGCACGACGCACACCCGCTCGCGGGGTTCCAGCGTGGCGAGCGCCGCCTCGACCTCGTCGACCGGGCCCGTCGTGCCGGCCGGGGTCGGGGACGGGTCCGCCGCGTCCGGGGCACGCTGCGCCGCGAGCCGCTCCCCCGCGGCGCGCTCACGCTGCCCGTCGAGGAGCCGTGTCACCAGGGAGCGCCGGACGGCGTGCTCGGCGGCCGGCACCGACGTCGGCCGGGACCGTCCTGTCGCGGTCGCGACCAGCGCGTCGCGCACCAGGTCCTGCGCGGCGACCGGGTCGCGCACGAGCATCCGCGCCCGCGCCAGGAGCGCCGGGTACCGGTCGCGGACCAGCTGGGCCGGCACGTCGCCGGAGCGCCGCGTCACAGGAGGGTCGCCCCGTCGATGGTCGTCACACCCTCAAGGACGATCAGGACGCCCGTTCCGTTGGGGTGCGACCGCGGACCCCCTCAGGACGTCCGCGCGGCCCACCAGCTCAGCAGCTCCTCGCGCGCCCGCTCCTCGCCCAGCGGCCCGTGCTCCATGCGCAGCTCCAGCAGGTGGCGGTACGCCTCACCGACCTCCCGCCCGGGCCGGATGCCGAGGATCTCCATGATCTGCGTGCCGTCGAGGTCGGGACGGATCGACGCGAGCTCCTCCGCCTCGCGCAGCGTGGCGATGCGGCGCTCCAGGTCGTCGTACGCGGCCTTGAGGCGGGCCGCCTTGCGCTGGTTGCGCGTCGTGGAGTCCGAGCGGGTCAGGCGGTGCAGGCGCTCGAGCAGCGGCCCGGCGTCGGTGACGTAGCGCCGGACGGCCGAGTCGGTCCACTCCCCCTCGCCGTAGCCGTGGAACCGCAGGTGCAGCTCGGTGAGCCGCGCGACGTCGTGCACGGTCTGCTTGTCGAACCGCAGCGCCTTGAGCCGCTTGGACGCGAGCTTGGCACCGACCACCTCGTGGTGGTGGAAGCTCACGCCGCCGCCCGGCTCGAACCGGCGGGTGCGGGGCTTGCCGATGTCGTGCAGCAGCGCGGCGAGGCGCAGCACCAGGTCAGGGCCTGGCACCGGGCCGTCGGGGCCCGTCTCCAGCGCGATCGCCTTCTCCAGCACCATGAGCGTGTGCTGGTAGACGTCCTTGTGGCGGTGGTGCTCGTCGATCTCGAGCCGCAGCGCCGGCAGCTCGGGCAGCACGTGGTCGGCCAGGCCCGTGTCGACCAGCACCTCCAGCCCGGCGCGCGGGTGCGGGGACAGCAGCAGCTTGGTCAGCTCGTCGCGCACCCGCTCGGCGGAGACGATCTCGATGCGACCGGCCATCTCCACGATCGCCGCGCGGGCGTCGTCGTCGAGGCGGAACCCGAGCTGGGCGACGAACCGCGCGGCGCGCATCATGCGCAGCGGGTCGTCGTCGAAGGAGCGGCGCGGGTCGATCGGGGTGCGCAGGACCCCGCGCGCCAGGTCGGTCAGGCCGTCGAAGGGGTCGACGAACGTCAGGTCCGGCACCCGGACGGCCATCGCGTTGACCGTGAAGTCGCGGCGCGACAGGTCGCCCTCGAGCGTGTCGCCGAACTGCACGAGCGGCTTGCGGGACGTCGGGTCGTACGCGTCCGTGCGGTACGTGGTGACCTCGACGACGACGTCCTCGGTGGCCCCGCGGCGGCCCGCGAACCGGCGGGCACCGACGGTCCCGAAGTCGCGGCCGATGTCCCAGTGCGCGTCACCCCACGCGGCGAGCAGCGGCTCGGCCTGGTCGGGCGTCGCGGAGGTCGTCAGGTCCAGGTCGTTGCTGGCGCGCCCCAGGAACGCGTCGCGCACCGGCCCGCCGACCAGGGCGAGCTCGTACCCGGCGTCGCGGAAGCGGCGACCGAGGTCGAGGGCGTCGGGCGCCATCGCGGCGAGGGACTCCAGGGCACGGCGGCGCAGCTGCTGCACGGCCGCGGCGTCGGGCTCGTTCTCGGGGGCGTCGGACACCCGACAAGCCTGCCAGAGGTCGCGACGGGCCCGGGAACGGGTGTGCCGCGGCACGAACAGAACGGGTGAGGAGGAGTCGTTACAGTGTCGGCATGTCCACCGCCGCCCATCCGCCCGGTCCCGGGCGTGTGCCGGCACCGCCCGGTGGTCATCCGCTGCGGATCGACCCGACCCGCGTCCACCCGCGCACGCACGCCGTCGCGCTGCCGGTGGTCGACGAGACGTCCGCCGGAGGGCTGGTCGTCACGCGGCAGCAGGGGCACCTGGCCGCCGCCGTGATCGCGCGGCGCAACCGTGCGGGACGCCTCGAGTGGTGCCTGCCCAAGGGGCACCTCGAGGGTGACGAGACGCCCGAGGAGGCCGCGGTCCGCGAGATCGCGGAGGAGACCGGGATCACCGGCCGGGTGCTGCGTCGCCTCGGGGTCATCGACTACTGGTTCTCCGGCGAGGAGCACCGCGTGCACAAGGTCGTGCACCACTTCCTGCTCAGCGCGCTGCACGGGGAGCTGACCGTGGAGAACGACCCGGACGGCGAGGCGGAGGACGTGGAGTGGGTCCGCGTCGCCGACCTGTCGGACCGGCTGGCCTACCCCAACGAGCGTCGCCTCGCGGGCATGGCGCTCACGGTCCTCACCGACGGATGAGCGCACCGACCCCCCGGGTGCGGGCGCACCTGCTCGCCGCGATCGTCGCCCTCCTGGCCCTCACGGCGCTGACCGTCCCGTCGGCGGCCCTGGCGACGGACCGCTCGCCGACCCCCGCGTCGACCGCTGCGTCGACCGCCGAGGAGGAGGCCGCGTCCGACGTCCGCGTGCAGATCACCGAGGTGAACCCCGGCGTGCTGCGCCCGGGGCAGGACCTCGTGGTGCGCGCCCGCCTGACCAACCGCACGGGCGAGGTCATCGAGAACCCGCGGGCGGTGGTCCGTCTCGAGCGCCTGCGCCCGGGCACACGGGCCGACCTGCAGACGTGGCTCGACGAGCCGGTCGACGGGCGTCGCGCGGGCGAGGCCGCCGCCGCGGTCGCCGCGGAGGCGCCGCTGGCCCCCGGTGCGTCCGTGGACCTGACCGTCACCGTGCCCGCCGACGCGGTCGGGCTGCTCGACCGCCCGGACACCTGGGGTGCACGCGGGCTGGCCGTCGAGGCGACCGACGGGCCCCGCGCCCGCGTCGGTCTGCAGCGCACGTTCGCCCTGTGGGCGACCACGGACGACGTCGCCCAGGCCCGGGTGTCCGTGCTCGCACCGGTCGTCGGGCCGGCCGTCGTCCCGGCCGGCGTCGAGGTCGCGCCCCCGGGCCCGACCCTCACCGAGCTCGTGCAGCCCGGGGGGCGGCTCGCGTCCGTCCTCGAGATCGCACGCGCCCACCCGGACGTCGCCCTGGCCGTCGACCCGGCCCTCGCGGCGCAGGCCGCCGCCGGCTCCGGCGCTGTCGCCGCGTGGAGCGAGGAGCTCCGCGCGGCCGCCGTGGGCCGCGACCTGATCGCGCTGCCCTGGTCCGACCCCGACCTGGTCGCCCTCGCGCACGCGGACGCGGCCGACCTGCTCGACGTCGCGACCTCCGCCTCGGACGCGGCCACGGGTGAGGTCGTGGCCTCCGGTCAGCCCCTCGCCGCGCGCACGGACGTCCTGTGGGCGCCGGGTCCGGCGACCGACCAGGCGACCGCCGACCTGGCCGCGCGCAGCGGAGCGGCCGCGCTCGTCCTCGCCCCCGACGACCAGCCGTCGCAGGACGACGCGGGCGGCGCCCGCACCAGCCTCAGCACCCCGAGCGGCACGCTCGTGGGTCTCGCCCCCGACGCGACCCTCACGAGCCTGCTGAGCGACCCCACGTCGCTGGACCCGGACGCGACCCGCACCACCGTCGTCCAGCGCGTGCTGGCCGAGCTCTCGGTCCTCGCCCGCGGCTCCGCGGAAGGGCTGCAGCACGTGCTGGTGGCCCTGCCGCGCGACGCCGAGCCCGACCCCGCGCTGGTCGACGCGGTCCTCGACGCCGTCCAGGGCGCGCCGTGGTCCCGCACCGCACCGATGACCGCGCTGCTGGGCGCCAGCGCCGGGGACGACGAGCGCGACGCGCTGCCCCAGCTCACCGACGTGCCGGCCGCGCTCGAGGCCGCCGAGGTGCGCCGTCTGGCCGACGCGCGACGTGCGACCCTCGGGTTCGCGCAGGTCACGGAGGACCCGACGGCCCTGCTCGCCGGTGTCGACGAGGCCGTGCTGGCACCGCTCGCCGTGGCCTGGCGCGCCGAGCCGACCGTGCGGCAGGAGATCGTCGACACTGTGGTGACCGCCGTCGACGAGCGCCGGTTCGGACTCGTGCTCGCCCAGCCCAGCACGCAGAACCTCGTCAGCGCGGACAGCGAGGTCCGGTTCTCGGTCCGCAACGACCTGCCGACCGCGGCGACCGTGCGCGTGCAGGCCACGCCGCGCAAGGCGTGCCTGAGCACCGGGCCCAGCGAGGACGTCCAGGTGGCGGCCGGCGGCGAGGCCGTGGTCCCCGTCGCCGTGCACGCGATCGCCAACTGCGAGGTGGTCGTCGAGGCCGTGCTCACCGCCGCCGACGGCAGCCCGCTGTCGACGCCCGTGACGTTCGTCGTCCGCGCGTCGCCGACCGTCGAGTCGGTCGGGACGGCCGTCGTCGGGGTGCTGCTGGCCGTCGGGCTCGTGCTGGGCGTCGGGCGGACGGTGCGCCGCGGGCAGAGCGCCCGGCGCGGCGCGCGCCTGGTCCACGACGACGAGGGCACCCGCCCGCTGCCCGTGCTGGGCGGTACACCGGAGGACGAGGCATGAGCGGCACCACCCCACCCCCCGGCGACCCGCAGGACGTCCCCGGCGGGCCGGGCAGCGAGGACGGCAGCACCCCCGGCACCGACGGAAGCACCCGCGGCACCGACGGCGGCATCCGGCGTGGCGCCGCGCTCATGGCCGGCGGGACCGCCGTCTCACGCCTGCTCGGGTTCCTGCGCGTCGCGGTCCTCATCGCGGCCATCGGCGCGACGGGTCAGGCGGCCGACGCCTTCGCGGTCGCCAACAAGCTGCCCAACGTCCTCTTCATGCTGCTCGCGGGCGGTGTCCTGAACGCCGTGCTGGTCCCGCAGGTCGTCCGGGCGTACAAGCGCCACGACGGCCAGGAGTACGTCGACCGGCTGCTGAGCTTCGGGTTCGCGCTGCTCGCGGGCGTCACCGTGGCGCTCACCCTCGCCGCCCCCCTGCTGGTGTCGCTCTACGCCGAGTCGGGCAACGCCGCGCAGCAGGCACTGGCGACGACGTTCGCGTACTGGTGCCTGCCGCAGATGTTCTTCTACGGCGCGTACGCGCTGCTCGGGCAGGTGCTCAACGCCCGGGGGTCGTTCGGGCCGTACATGTGGGCACCCGCCGTGAACAACGTCGTGTCGATCGCCGGGTTCGGGCTGTTCATCGTCGTGTTCGGTGACGTGAGCTCCGCCGACGGCTGGACCGCGGGGCAGGTCGCGCTCCTCGGTGGCTCGGCCACGCTCGGTGTGGTCTGCCAGGCCCTCGTGCTCATCCCGTTCCTGCGCCGGGCCGGCGTGCGGTACCGCTGGCGCTGGGGGCTGCGCGGCTCCGGGCTCGGACGTGCCGGCACGGTCGCCACCTGGACGTTCGTGGGGCTGACCATCGGCCAGCTCGGGTACGTGATCGTGTCGCGGGTGGCGTCCGCCGCACCGGGCGCTGCCGGGCCGGCGCACACCGAGGTTGCCGGCAACGCGGCCTACGACACCGCGTTCACGCTGTTCATGCTGCCGCACTCCCTGGTCACGGTGTCCCTCGCCACCGCCCTCTTCACCCGGCTGTCGGCGCAGGCGCACGACCGCGACGTCGCCGGGGTCCGCACCAGCCTGTCGTCCGGGCTGCGCGTCGTGGGCCTGTTCACGCTCCTGGCCGCGGCCGGGCTCGTGGTGCTCGCCGAGCCGGTGGTGCGGCTCGTCCTGGCGAGCCAGCCCCAGGGGAGCGTCGACGCGGTGGCCGGGGTGCTCGTCGCCATGGCCCTCGGCCTGCCCGCGTTCGGTGCGTGGTCCATGTGCCAGCGGGTGTACTACGCGTACGAGGACGCGAAGAGCATGGTGCCCGTCCAGGCGGCCATGGCGGTCGTCGTCGTGGCCGGCACCCTGCTGGGCCGGGCCCTGCTGCCCAGCACCTCGTGGGTCGCCGCCGCGGGTCTGTCGATGAGCGTGTCGTACCTGCTGGGCACCCTGCTGGCGCTGCGCGCGGTGCGTCGCCGGCTCGACGGCGACGTCGACGGGGCCCGCGTGCTGCGCACGCACGCCCGTGCCACGCTCGCGGCGCTCGCCGCGGCCGCCGTGGGCGTCGCCGTGCTGCTGGCCGTCCAGACCGTGGGACCCGACGGGGTCCCCGGTGCGCTCGTGCAGTGCGCGGCGGTGGGGACCGTGATGGTGCTGGTGTACCTGGGCGGGCTGCGCCTGCTGCGCGTGCGCGAGCTCGACCAGCTGGTCGGGCCGCTGCTGCGACGCCTGCGGGGGCGGCGGCGGCCGTGAGCCGTCTAGCATGCACCCTGGGCCTGCATCCGCGGGTCGTGAGGTCGCGGAGGGGTCCGGAGGTGGCAGGGTGACGGAAGAGGTCGGCAGGGGCACGGTGCTCGCGGGGCGCTACCGCGTGGTCGACGCCCTCCCGTCGGACCTCGACGGCGTCTCCGTGTGGCATGCCAACGACCAGATCCTCGACCGTCCCGTGCGCGTGCGGATCCTGCAGTCGGGTGCGGTCGCCCCCGCGCTCGACGC
This region includes:
- a CDS encoding sigma-70 family RNA polymerase sigma factor; translation: MTRRSGDVPAQLVRDRYPALLARARMLVRDPVAAQDLVRDALVATATGRSRPTSVPAAEHAVRRSLVTRLLDGQRERAAGERLAAQRAPDAADPSPTPAGTTGPVDEVEAALATLEPRERVCVVLRHLDGLSVGEVGEVLGLSEGLVRRSTADGVRTLCALLDVRTTDPDRERADGAVHPAGATPTVVTEGARDLTDVLRAAEAERAACSEGEPTVVAAASRALAAVRTARARRRVLVVAGAAAAVAVVVTGAVLWSQRGTPSSAAPEPGGAQVPGLSPLRQAEESDLRGAPDGSALALWVQPASDATPTPAAGAGAASTVARLLLVRPDGDVLDVGPAPEGMQMLTAWDRAAGTAEFWAEGSFGEATVVDLVSGQVVGTTPDSVDWAGDPSPDGAARAWTSDADLHVERDGVEVRYDLPATACWMVGWSDDTHVLVDCPRLDEATLRPAGLGATTLLMDTTTGAITDHRSVEAGEPSPAYPAHRLADGRLVASLAVRPDPTGEAPRTCPQRLVTLTGLDTAPFAEVPSDLLAVLPGVAPVPAGLLVSGTTNCEGTAGSAALWAVDGETGEVTDVLPSVETFDPTQAGLQSWVVGD
- a CDS encoding CCA tRNA nucleotidyltransferase, with the translated sequence MAPDALDLGRRFRDAGYELALVGGPVRDAFLGRASNDLDLTTSATPDQAEPLLAAWGDAHWDIGRDFGTVGARRFAGRRGATEDVVVEVTTYRTDAYDPTSRKPLVQFGDTLEGDLSRRDFTVNAMAVRVPDLTFVDPFDGLTDLARGVLRTPIDPRRSFDDDPLRMMRAARFVAQLGFRLDDDARAAIVEMAGRIEIVSAERVRDELTKLLLSPHPRAGLEVLVDTGLADHVLPELPALRLEIDEHHRHKDVYQHTLMVLEKAIALETGPDGPVPGPDLVLRLAALLHDIGKPRTRRFEPGGGVSFHHHEVVGAKLASKRLKALRFDKQTVHDVARLTELHLRFHGYGEGEWTDSAVRRYVTDAGPLLERLHRLTRSDSTTRNQRKAARLKAAYDDLERRIATLREAEELASIRPDLDGTQIMEILGIRPGREVGEAYRHLLELRMEHGPLGEERAREELLSWWAARTS
- a CDS encoding NUDIX hydrolase, which produces MSTAAHPPGPGRVPAPPGGHPLRIDPTRVHPRTHAVALPVVDETSAGGLVVTRQQGHLAAAVIARRNRAGRLEWCLPKGHLEGDETPEEAAVREIAEETGITGRVLRRLGVIDYWFSGEEHRVHKVVHHFLLSALHGELTVENDPDGEAEDVEWVRVADLSDRLAYPNERRLAGMALTVLTDG
- a CDS encoding DUF6049 family protein produces the protein MSAPTPRVRAHLLAAIVALLALTALTVPSAALATDRSPTPASTAASTAEEEAASDVRVQITEVNPGVLRPGQDLVVRARLTNRTGEVIENPRAVVRLERLRPGTRADLQTWLDEPVDGRRAGEAAAAVAAEAPLAPGASVDLTVTVPADAVGLLDRPDTWGARGLAVEATDGPRARVGLQRTFALWATTDDVAQARVSVLAPVVGPAVVPAGVEVAPPGPTLTELVQPGGRLASVLEIARAHPDVALAVDPALAAQAAAGSGAVAAWSEELRAAAVGRDLIALPWSDPDLVALAHADAADLLDVATSASDAATGEVVASGQPLAARTDVLWAPGPATDQATADLAARSGAAALVLAPDDQPSQDDAGGARTSLSTPSGTLVGLAPDATLTSLLSDPTSLDPDATRTTVVQRVLAELSVLARGSAEGLQHVLVALPRDAEPDPALVDAVLDAVQGAPWSRTAPMTALLGASAGDDERDALPQLTDVPAALEAAEVRRLADARRATLGFAQVTEDPTALLAGVDEAVLAPLAVAWRAEPTVRQEIVDTVVTAVDERRFGLVLAQPSTQNLVSADSEVRFSVRNDLPTAATVRVQATPRKACLSTGPSEDVQVAAGGEAVVPVAVHAIANCEVVVEAVLTAADGSPLSTPVTFVVRASPTVESVGTAVVGVLLAVGLVLGVGRTVRRGQSARRGARLVHDDEGTRPLPVLGGTPEDEA
- the murJ gene encoding murein biosynthesis integral membrane protein MurJ, translated to MSGTTPPPGDPQDVPGGPGSEDGSTPGTDGSTRGTDGGIRRGAALMAGGTAVSRLLGFLRVAVLIAAIGATGQAADAFAVANKLPNVLFMLLAGGVLNAVLVPQVVRAYKRHDGQEYVDRLLSFGFALLAGVTVALTLAAPLLVSLYAESGNAAQQALATTFAYWCLPQMFFYGAYALLGQVLNARGSFGPYMWAPAVNNVVSIAGFGLFIVVFGDVSSADGWTAGQVALLGGSATLGVVCQALVLIPFLRRAGVRYRWRWGLRGSGLGRAGTVATWTFVGLTIGQLGYVIVSRVASAAPGAAGPAHTEVAGNAAYDTAFTLFMLPHSLVTVSLATALFTRLSAQAHDRDVAGVRTSLSSGLRVVGLFTLLAAAGLVVLAEPVVRLVLASQPQGSVDAVAGVLVAMALGLPAFGAWSMCQRVYYAYEDAKSMVPVQAAMAVVVVAGTLLGRALLPSTSWVAAAGLSMSVSYLLGTLLALRAVRRRLDGDVDGARVLRTHARATLAALAAAAVGVAVLLAVQTVGPDGVPGALVQCAAVGTVMVLVYLGGLRLLRVRELDQLVGPLLRRLRGRRRP